Part of the Zingiber officinale cultivar Zhangliang chromosome 8A, Zo_v1.1, whole genome shotgun sequence genome, AAAATATGTATTATAAGATGCCTTTTGTTCTGCACTTATTGCAAAATTTATCGTTGATTGTAGTGAAAGTTTTTTTCTTGTGTATCCGTTTATCCACCTTTTATTGGCCTACAGTGCTTTGTTCAATGGATGACACTGCAAAATTCTTGCTTCCTATTTACCTTCAACATGTACCATGTCTTTTCTTGGACATTTATTGACAAAATATTGATGTGTGGCTCATTGTTGCTCAAAATTAGGCATGACTGTTTCATGTTGAAGGCATTTTCGCTTTTAATTTGAGGTTTTCTACTATCCTAATAAATTCTGCAGCTTGAGTTCTTCTATTTATCCTATGAATGTTGCATTGCATCTCTTCTGATTTTTGTTCTCCTTGTTCTTCTATTCTAAATATCTAAATAGAGATCCTACCAATCTGGATTTGTGCATCCTTTGCCTCTTGTTAAACACTGGTCAAGTAACACTTTGGATGTGTGCACACTAGTTCTCTTGTTAAACACAATCCAACATGAGTTGGATTACAACTGACACCTATTTGTTTCTCAGCTATAAAGTAATTATATTTCATATTTGCAATTACGGTGATCCCACAAAACTTTCAATAATCTTCTAGAATTCATCTTGCAGAAGTTTTGTATTACTGCCAAGGAACCCCCTTGTTGAATCAATTTGCTTGAGTTACATCTTGATCAATTAACATGATAGTCAACATTATTCAGTAGcattcttctttatgaaatagattaaaatgtaatattttatttaatctcATCAAATTGTTTAAAAAGGTTTAACAATTAGTTTCGTCATGATTCCTTCTGGAATATATATAAATCAACCATCTATAATTGTTACAAACCTCTTAGATTAGATGGTTAATGCATTTATGTTCCTTGCAAGAGGTAGAAATTTCCTTGGACTGACATGAACATGTGCTTCAATCTGTAAGTACTTTACTATCGTGGCTAAATGTCCAAGTTATATTGTTTTGGCTCAGCTTCATGGCATTGGTAGATTAGGTGGTGCTTgcctaaaaaaatgaaaaagaacgcCACACAACTGAAGCTGCCTGTGGGGTTTATACAAAAGTAATTTTATACTATAATATCAATTAGATTAGATGGATATCAAGGGGGCAATGTAATGAGGAATAATTGTGAGCACACTAATGTGGAAGTTTGTTACTCAAATTTGAAATCTGAATGATAACTGatatatttttgtttttgttatttACTGGAAGAATGGCGAGAAGGGATAGAAGTAGATAATTGAAGATTTAATAAAATGAAAGAAACTCAGATGGCTTTGGTTTAACTCAAGTTATGATACTACTGATGCAAAGGAATTCATATAGCCTTACTCCAAATAATTATTTGTTGTTGTTTGTTTGAAATATTACAtgaattaaaatgaactaattacTAACAATGATAGTTGACATTATTAACAGCAATGATAATTGAGATTATTAACCCAATAGGTCTTGGGGTCAATTCCGAACGGATGCAAAATCCCTCGTTAGGTATTTAACCTTCCCCATGCAAAAGGCTGTTGTGCTAGGGCAAAATGCCCCATGTGATTTACTTGTTGTGGGACTGACGATACTGGTATCACCTTTGCTCCTATAATTGAGATTATTGACACCAGAAGCCCATGCCCCACATAACATTGCCTACATGGAGTGATTCTAATCGCTGTATGAACTAATGGGCCGATTGGATAGCTATTGTGAATCCGAAAATAGGTGACTGTTATTTTTTTACTGGAGTGTGCTTGATTGACAATTAACATTCGTATGTCAGCAGCTTGCAAATTTCTTTTATAGAGACTGTGATTAGGCTTGATTTGTTTCATATTATATACTTATGGGGTAAATGTAATGGAAAACATTATTGAAGAAAAGTAGCTTAATGCTGCTGATTGGTTGTCTATGTGAAAATAATCTGAAAATGATTTTCTAATGTTTGACCATGGAAGAAAAAGATAGGATGATGGGTGACAATATAACCCTATATGTCAGCTCCCTGAAGCCATCCTATTTTAACTTTCTAATTTATAGAGTCCTAATACTTTAAAATCAGAATGTATATAATTTATGAAGGACTATATTTTACAGTCTCATATTTCTgaaatttctttaatattttttttgttttaatttatattatcctttcattttgatttttttttttttttttttgggggtggGCATCAACATGCCATTTTTTCAAATGTTTTATACTTCGTCATAAATTATTTGTAGGATAGACTAGTGAGGTGCGGTATTAAAGCAGCTAAAGTACTATCATGTGTCCACGCATTTTGGATtgcaggaaaaaaaaatgaaaataaactaaataaatGAAAATGCATTTTTATCATCCACTTTATGCCGATTTAATTTAACTGGAAATAGAATTGCAGCTTGGCTGGAGGCATTTCTGCAGGTCTGAAGAAACAATGTTCAACTAGCTCTACCTTGAAGATTAATCACTTGACATTGATTAGGAGAAAATATATTAGAGCTATTTAATTATTACGGCGGAAAATCATGAACTCATAGATTTTTAAGGAGAGAGCATAGAGACCACCCATAGCTCCCATTGGTCTGTTTTTGTACGAGTTTACATGATTGTATTTCAAATAAATCCAAGAGATAATTTGTATGCTGATAATGATCCATAGATTATTTAATCATCAACATGCCATTTTTTCAAATGTTTTATACTTCGTCATAAATTATTTGTAGGATAGACTAGTGAGGTGCGGTATTAAAGCAGCTAAAGTACTATCATGTGTCCACGCATTTTGGATtgcaggaaaaaaaatgaaaataaactaaataaatGAAAATGCATTTTTATCATCCACTTTATGCCGATTTAATTTAACTGGAAATATAATTGCAGCTTGGCTGGAGGCATTTCTGCAGGTCTGAAGAAACAATGTTCAACTAGCTCTACCTTGAAGATTAATCACTTGACATTGATTAGGAGAAAATATATTAGAGCTATTTAATTATTACGGCGGAAAATCATGAACTCATAGATTTTTAAGGAGAGAGCATAGAGACCACCCATAGCTCCCATTGGTCTGTTTTTGTACGAGTTTACATGATTGTATTTCAAATAAATCCAAGAGATAATTTGTATGCTGATAATGATCCATAGATTATTTAATCATTACAAGTTGTCATTTTGTTTCATTGGGTATAGTAGAAACTGAAGTTTTCCCTAGTATTATCCTTGACATGTTTGCAAGATGCTTAGCATCTGCATGATGGCTAATTgtatgtttgtttgttttttgttttttttttgcaggAACTGACAAACAATGCAGGAGAAGATGTTGTATTTGCTATGAATACCTTTATAAAGCGCCTTCTGGCTGTTTCTGATCCTGCACAAATGAAGGTTTGCATTTCTGATTTCTTGATATCTTTTGCTTATGCTATTTTTACTAACATCTTGTAATCAATTTCATTCTTGAAATTATCTTAACGGCATTATATCTTTGATTGATCAAACTGCTTCTAGCATCCACGAAGATCTAATGTGGGGTTGAGAAATTAACAACAAttgtttatattttaaaaatattcttcctTGCATCCTTACAAAATTTATAGCTGATGCATGGTATTAAATCCTGCCTTTTATCTTTCTTTCTTATATATTCTCTTTCAGAGATATCCTTCCTTTTGAAATAAGGCTCTTGTTGGAGGCAATGTATTCTATCACTTCACTTTATAAGAGTCTTtgcatttataatattttttctcACATATTTCCCAAGGTTCATATCACTTGTTTAAGAAGTTGAGAATGTGATATCAGGGACAGCGAAATTGAATTCGTTAGTTCGAGAATTATTATGAAACATAAGTttacaaagaaaaaaattattctaagCTTTTCATGGATATATATCTCTGGTTGTACTTTTTTCCTCGCCTCGTACGAGTTCCTTCTACGGCTCTTATTTTCATAATGATGTACTGAATGTAGTTAGAATTGTTAAATTGAGACATTATTGATGGTGCATTAACTTGTCTATGAATTCTTTTTGCCAATGGAAGAGAAACTACTTTTAAATTATAGGAACAAACAAAACTCAACTCTTAATCAAACATGTACTGAATACATTGAAGACTAAAAGATAAATAATGGTATAATCTTTGTATTTGTGATTGTAATATTGAGACATTGAGGATAATCCATTAACTTGTCTATGAATTCTTTTTGGCAACGGAAGACAGACTACTTTTAACAAAAAAGTATAGTATAATTGAAAGTCAACTCTTAATGAGTTGTGTGATCAGCAGTGAAATTTGCAAATTCTTAGGAGCTAGTACACCAATATGTGTATATAGTCGAGGTTTTATTTTCTTGATACACATCAGCAAGTTTAAAGCTTATTTCTTCAAACTGTGTAATGTCTGTGCAATTTTTTTTCATTGCCATAATGAAAGCAAAGACTATGCTTGCTTTTTCCAGACTTCAGTGACCGAAACAAGTGCTCCCCAACTTGCCAATCTGCTTTACTGGCTGATGGTAGTAGGCTACAGCATTCGCAACATTGAAGTTCGCTTCGACATGGAAAAAGTGCTCGGCACTTCTCCTAAGCTTGCTGAGTTACCACCGGGGGAGGACATATGAAGTTGCTGTAAATTTACGAGCAGATCTTCCAAAGACCTATCGATGGTGTTTATCAAACATCCAAAAGAGTGTTGGGGGAAATACTCTTTAGATACAAATTACAAATGGGATTGGAGTCACAACAGTCTCAATAATTCTTTTCTTGGTTCCCCCCTTGGGGTATTTTTTGTAACAACTTAAGAACAAATGCTAAAAGAGTTGGCATTCAAAGCCATTGTGTGTCGCACCACTGAAATGCTGTAGATTGTGTTCTTTGCCCATTTATGTGATATAGTGACTTTGTAATTTGGTTTGTTttcaatgagaagaaatgaaggctTTCTAACTTCGTTTATCTTCAACGAGTAGAAATCCGTACCTCCTTTTTCGATTCGACTTGAAAACGCATTGGATTCGGGTTTTCCCTACCGATCCGATCCGATAAGAGGAAGAGACGTCCCTAGAAACCGAAGGTACGTGAGGCTGGTCGCTCGCCGACCGAGCAAGCTCACCGATCTCGATCACTCTCTTCCTCTCCGAGGAAAAGACGACCGATCAAGGAACAAGTTCGCGCCTCTCCAAATCGATCGGCGCGGCGGCGATGGCTCCTCCTTCGCCGGTTTCGGAGTCTATCTCTCAGCAAGTGCAGCAGTTCGTCACGAATTCCCTGTCGCAACGGGGGCCGTCGGCGTTGCCTTACGCGGAGGACGGGAAGGGGCACATCCGCCAGCACCTGGTGGCCCTGACGGAGGCCTTCCCTTCCCTCCGCCCGCGCTCCGCCTCTTTCACCCACAACGACGGCCGCTCCGCCCACCTCCTCCAGGCCGAGGGCACGATGCCAATCTCCTTCCGCGGTTCCGTGTACCACCTTCCCGTCGCCATATGGCTCCTCGAGTCCTACCCGCGCCGCCCCCCTGCCGTCTATCTCACCCCCACGCGCGACATGCTCGTCAAGCCCGGACACTCTCTAGTCGACCCTTCCGGCCTTGTACGCGAGGACACCGTCCCCTATCTCAGCTCTTGGGTCTTCCCTGCCTCCAACCTCGTCGATCTGGTCCGATCCCTCTCCTCCCCCTTCGGCATCGATCCCCCTTTGTACACACGTCCCAGTCACACGCCCTCTTCTCCTACCCCTTCGCCCTCTCCTTCCTTCTCATCCCCATATAGTGGCGGTGGTGGACCTGCTCGATTCcctcctcccccttcgtcgcagGCTCACTCGTCAGGTCGCCCCACCGATGACCCCTCTGAGGTCTACCGCCGCAATGCTATCTCCAAGATCCTGGGGTCCATCCATGCGGACATGGCCGCCCTGCATCGCTCTCGAGAGGCCGAGATGGAGGGTCTCTTCTCGACCCAGGCTGAGCTGCGGCGACGGCAGAAGGTGCTCGCTCATGGGCTCCGTGAAATGATCGAGGAGAAGGAGGGCTTGGAGCAGCAGCTGCAGTTCGTTCTCATGAACTCGGACTTGCTCGAGGGGTGGGTCAGAGAGAATCAGGAGCTATGTCGGCGTTGCCATGATGGGGTGGACGTGGATGATGTCTTTGAGCCTGTTGATGGCCTGTCGTGGCAAATGACGGAGTGCACTGCGGCTGACATGGCAATCGAGGATACAATCTATGCTCTGGACAAGGCTGTTCAGGAAGGGACAATTGCTTTCGATTCATATCTGAGGACTGTGAGGACATTGTCAAGAGAGCAGTTTTTTCACCGAGCAACAGCAGCTAAGGGTCGTGCTACTCTGGTTCATGCCCAAGTTACAAGTATGGCTGCAAGGGTGCAACAATACGTTTCCCACTGAAGGTCAGTGATGGCATTTAGCTTGCACTCATCCTCCTTGTATGATTCTATTTGTAAATTTCCTAGTTGGGGTTTACTGATATCATCCAATCGTATTCATGCGCAAATCATCGACCCCAAAGATGTTAATGGAGTGAATACTAAAATATATCGTTGGGGATATAAGCCCGACTGTCCATAATCATTAgaacaaaatatatttttgattTCCACCTTGATAATGCACGATGTATGTTAGCTACAAGATTTAAGTTCAATGTCTAGTCCTTTCATGTGTGGATAAGACTTGATAGTTTAACCTGTGTACTACTCATCTTTCATAGGAGAATTAATGTaattttttcattcatactttgTGTTAAAGGTTATTATGGATCTTGTAATGCAATGATATCATATATTTCTGTCATAATTCTGCTGATTATATTTTGTGTTGTTATTGTTACTGGATCTATAAGAGATTTTTGCATCATTGCTGTACTTAGATGAATTGCATTTTTTCCCTTTGGTTTATCTCCTCTGTTCTTAGTAACCTAACTGCATGAGAACTTCTACCTCAATTGTATTTTGTGCTTTAGAGTTTGGATGTAAGACTGATACATTACTACTGACCTTTTTTTTTGGTTGAAAATTAACAACAGTTTATATGTATACATACAAGTCGAGAAAGTCACTATTTCTCGCAAAAAGTTGCCCCTCATTCACTAGAGATATCAAGAATGTTGATCAAGTATTTTTCAGTGCCTATCAAACATTATGTTGATTCTGTTTGCGGAAACTAACACTGAACTCTCAGATTTATTCACTAAATTTTGTCCCTTTGACCTAGATTTACCTTACCTTCTGATCAATCGCTGGGATCAGTTAGAAATCAATTGGAACTTTCTTACCTGTAGTTGGATAAAGTAATTGTGTTATTCAATAATCAATCTTAccaaataccaaaatcccaacttctCAAGTTCATTCTCTATATACTTTTATTGATCATGTGAACCTAATTATTTCACTATTCAGCTTTTGCTAATGTAGTGGGGATTTAGACGCACTGTTGCTTATGTTTCCATGTAGAGATTTAGAAGTATTACTTGGACCAGCCATTAGGCTTGATCAATCCATTTTTTTAGATTTACAACTATGAAAACCTCATGCTAAAGAttgtttttttcttcatttcctcCCTCTAATTTTAGCTTTCCCCTAGAAA contains:
- the LOC122009052 gene encoding protein ELC-like — protein: MAPPSPVSESISQQVQQFVTNSLSQRGPSALPYAEDGKGHIRQHLVALTEAFPSLRPRSASFTHNDGRSAHLLQAEGTMPISFRGSVYHLPVAIWLLESYPRRPPAVYLTPTRDMLVKPGHSLVDPSGLVREDTVPYLSSWVFPASNLVDLVRSLSSPFGIDPPLYTRPSHTPSSPTPSPSPSFSSPYSGGGGPARFPPPPSSQAHSSGRPTDDPSEVYRRNAISKILGSIHADMAALHRSREAEMEGLFSTQAELRRRQKVLAHGLREMIEEKEGLEQQLQFVLMNSDLLEGWVRENQELCRRCHDGVDVDDVFEPVDGLSWQMTECTAADMAIEDTIYALDKAVQEGTIAFDSYLRTVRTLSREQFFHRATAAKGRATLVHAQVTSMAARVQQYVSH